From a single Lates calcarifer isolate ASB-BC8 linkage group LG12, TLL_Latcal_v3, whole genome shotgun sequence genomic region:
- the fam210b gene encoding protein FAM210B, mitochondrial has product MFLRRAGSVCAAALDRALSSPGSKANRLRHVTLTLRKGHTYQCRRSVCVSVGVVDSTLAHLEKQHPDPPPVQTWESSGFVITDWRHLDRVASVAVNLAPSAQRDGGCSDNIRPPLAQAQSRRRRGEPGGGVLFTGNWGVSSLCCTGTMNIRALSTAPAAKKSDAAEEQTTAGNKGDEQNLKEASSTSTSTEKAPGEPEPEGEKPTKTQQLKKVFKEYGAVGVCFHIGISLMSLGMFYLLISSGIDMAAMLCKLGFSEAVVRSKMAAGTSTFVLAYAIHKLFAPVRISITLVSVPLIVRYFRKTGLFKPPTPAP; this is encoded by the exons ATGTTTCTGCGCCGcgcagggagtgtgtgtgcagcggCTCTGGATCGGGCTCTCAGCTCACCGGGCTCCAAAGCAAACAGACTGAGGCACGTCACTTTGACATTACGCAAAGGCCACACGTATCAGTGTCGccggtctgtgtgtgtgtctgtcggAGTTGTCGATTCAACACTTGCGCACCTGGAAAAGCAACACCCGGACCCACCTCCCGTGCAGACCTGGGAGTCGTCTGGTTTTGTAATCACGGACTGGAGACACTTGGACCGGGTGGCCTCTGTAGCGGTGAATCTCGCTCCGAGCGCGCAGAGAGACGGCGGGTGTTCAGATAACATCAGGCCGCCGCTCGCTCAGGCACaaagtaggaggaggaggggggagccGGGGGGTGGTGTTCTGTTTACAGGTAACTGGGGAGTTTCCAGTCTCTGCTGCACCGGGACCATGAACATCAGAGCTTTGTCCACCGCTCCTGCCGCGAAGAAGAGCGACGCCGCCGAGGAGCAGACCACCGCCGGCAACAAAGGG GACGAGCAGAATTTAAAGGAGGCCTCTTCTACATCCACGTCTACAGAAAAGGCCCCGGGGGAGCCCGAGCCGGAGGGAGAGAAACCCACCAAGACCCAGCAGCTAAAGAAAGTCTTCAAGGAGTATGGAGCGGTGGGAGTTTGCTTTCACATCGGGATCTCCCTCATGTCTCTGGGAATGTTCTACCTCCTTATATCCAG TGGGATCGATATGGCAGCCATGCTGTGCAAACTGGGCTTCAGCGAGGCGGTCGTTCGCTCTAAAATGGCGGCAGGAACGAGCACGTTCGTCCTGGCCTACGCCATCCACAAACTATTCGCTCCGGTTCGCATCAGCATCACTCTGGTGTCTGTGCCTCTCATCGTGCGCTACTTCAGAAAGACTGGTCTCTTTAAACCGCCTACACCTGCACCCTGA